From a single Cyclobacterium marinum DSM 745 genomic region:
- a CDS encoding Crp/Fnr family transcriptional regulator, whose amino-acid sequence MNLSDFLKALVPFTTEELDDILRHFTKETVAKNQLLVRQGEVSKTLYFIESGLGRSYYLNQSGKEITQWFFGSGKFMASADSFFQQCPSLYYIEILEDAVIYSISKGKLDELFDTYPKMEKLGRLVTTEMLTKVVNKLNAIQFQTAKERYEYMLAEFPDIAYQVPLGHIASYLGMTQETLSRIRKSNSSKKFILEKSLLISTTHNKQDC is encoded by the coding sequence ATGAATCTTTCTGATTTTTTAAAAGCTTTGGTGCCTTTTACCACAGAGGAACTAGATGACATCCTTAGGCACTTTACCAAAGAGACGGTTGCTAAGAATCAATTGCTTGTTCGCCAGGGAGAAGTGTCTAAAACCTTGTATTTTATAGAAAGTGGTTTGGGTAGAAGCTATTACCTCAACCAGTCCGGGAAAGAGATCACCCAATGGTTTTTTGGAAGTGGTAAATTTATGGCCAGTGCCGACAGTTTTTTTCAACAATGTCCCAGTTTATATTATATCGAAATTTTGGAAGATGCAGTGATTTACAGCATTTCTAAGGGGAAATTGGATGAATTATTTGATACCTATCCAAAAATGGAGAAGTTGGGAAGGTTGGTTACCACCGAAATGCTCACCAAGGTTGTAAATAAACTAAACGCCATTCAATTCCAAACGGCAAAAGAACGGTACGAGTACATGTTGGCTGAATTTCCGGACATCGCTTATCAAGTCCCACTAGGTCATATTGCCTCTTATTTAGGCATGACGCAAGAAACTTTGAGTCGGATTAGGAAAAGCAATTCGAGTAAAAAATTCATACTTGAAAAGTCTTTATTAATATCGACCACTCATAACAAACAAGATTGTTAG
- a CDS encoding DUF3037 domain-containing protein encodes MQENHLYEYAILRVVPRVEREEFVNVGVILCDHKSNFLDVKLHFCRKKIVTLDADVDLEMIHENLKSFEKICKGENDGGPIANMDLASRFRWLTAVRSSIIQTSRPHPGLSKDLPKTLQQLFEEYVM; translated from the coding sequence ATGCAAGAAAATCACTTATATGAGTATGCTATCCTTCGGGTTGTTCCAAGGGTGGAGCGGGAGGAATTTGTAAATGTTGGCGTTATTTTGTGCGACCACAAAAGTAATTTTCTAGATGTCAAACTTCACTTCTGTCGGAAAAAAATTGTGACTTTGGATGCAGATGTAGATTTAGAAATGATCCATGAAAATTTAAAATCTTTTGAAAAGATTTGCAAAGGAGAAAACGATGGTGGACCAATAGCAAATATGGATCTTGCTTCTAGGTTTAGGTGGCTTACAGCAGTAAGAAGCTCAATAATTCAAACTTCCAGACCTCATCCGGGACTAAGTAAAGATCTTCCAAAAACCCTTCAGCAACTTTTTGAAGAGTATGTGATGTAA
- a CDS encoding HlyD family secretion protein, whose product MNAYKNILLGSLTLLALNSCQQEQISPYRGKVKFETISVSSKLAGRVDEIFVEEGQKVKEGDTLAIINIPEVKAKMLQAEGAILAAKGQLNMAFNGATAEQLNQINEQLNAGKAQLDFAQESYNRLEAMFMDSLVTQQQFDEVKMKLNMAKAQVAALSAKRDEVKKGAREEQIEQAKGQLDRAKGAKEEVVSASREQYVIAPADMSIETISLDKGELLSPGYTLFNGYKTNGVYFRFTIPESKIYDFELEESLTLLNPFTKEEVVAKIVAIKQLAKYADITSTAPLYELSESIYELKVVPTSDVSAQKLYMNATFLIK is encoded by the coding sequence ATGAATGCGTATAAAAATATATTACTAGGCAGTTTAACATTACTGGCCTTAAATTCCTGTCAGCAAGAGCAAATCAGCCCTTATAGGGGCAAAGTGAAATTTGAAACCATTTCGGTAAGTAGCAAACTTGCAGGGAGAGTAGATGAAATTTTTGTAGAGGAAGGGCAAAAAGTTAAGGAAGGAGACACCTTGGCCATCATCAATATCCCGGAAGTGAAGGCCAAAATGCTTCAAGCTGAGGGTGCTATATTGGCTGCCAAAGGTCAGTTAAATATGGCCTTTAATGGGGCAACTGCAGAACAATTGAATCAGATAAATGAACAATTGAATGCGGGAAAAGCCCAGCTGGATTTTGCTCAAGAGTCTTACAACAGATTGGAAGCCATGTTTATGGATTCTCTGGTAACTCAGCAACAGTTTGATGAGGTGAAAATGAAATTAAACATGGCAAAAGCTCAAGTGGCCGCTTTGTCTGCAAAGCGGGATGAAGTAAAAAAAGGAGCAAGAGAAGAACAAATTGAACAAGCAAAAGGGCAACTTGATAGAGCTAAGGGAGCCAAAGAAGAGGTTGTTTCTGCCTCAAGAGAACAGTATGTAATTGCTCCTGCCGACATGTCAATTGAAACCATCAGTTTGGATAAGGGGGAGTTGCTTAGTCCCGGGTATACCCTTTTCAATGGGTACAAAACCAATGGTGTATACTTTAGGTTTACCATACCTGAATCCAAAATTTATGATTTTGAGTTGGAAGAATCTTTGACACTGTTAAATCCTTTTACTAAAGAAGAGGTAGTGGCTAAAATTGTAGCCATTAAACAACTTGCCAAATACGCTGATATTACAAGCACAGCTCCTTTGTACGAATTGTCTGAGTCCATATACGAATTGAAAGTAGTACCTACATCAGATGTATCAGCTCAAAAATTATACATGAATGCGACCTTTCTTATAAAGTAA
- a CDS encoding alpha-L-fucosidase, translating into MMRKQLLFVLTLVLLASCRQTETEPIAPVHPIPDEKQLAWQDLEFYAFAHFNMNTFTNMEWGMGDEDPSLFNPTDFNPKQWAKVCKEAGMKGIIITAKHHDGFCLWPTATTEHSVKNAAWKDGKGDIIKEVSEAFRAEGLKFGVYLSPWDRNHPTYGTPEYISVFREQLRELLTNYGEIFEVWFDGANGGTGFYGGANEERRVDKKNYYDWPTTIKIVRELQPNAVIFGDAGPDVRWVGNEHGFAYPTTWSNLMRDSIYGGMPEYSKKYSSGQENGTHWVPAEADVSIRPGWYYHAYEDHKVRSLPELLDIYYNSIGRNSSLLLNFPVDRTGQIHENDVQQLMKLVTKVKEDFSQKVSLSVSNLSASSENGEHMVGNLLQPEMETFWNPKSGELPATVTIDFGEEQTFNRFLVQENISLGQRVKSFELEIKNENGQWEPLAKETTIGYKRILRLPDTKTSAVRFTVHDAKESPVISHLAFYNAPKLLLPPTISRDKNGLVRFDLSEEGLLSFYTLDGSDPKTDGLAYENSFELIKPGTLKAVSKDPITGKFSEPITITFSLAKKKWVVIAPEKDANHLIDDDPSTNYTSKQNRASIDMGETQEVSGFTYYPMQTRYMSGLIKDFEFYTSLDGKNWQKAASGEFGNIANSPIEQQVEFEPRTARYIRLVAKSTTDGQAATFAEIGVLLTE; encoded by the coding sequence ATGATGCGTAAACAATTACTATTTGTCCTTACTCTTGTCCTTTTGGCGAGCTGTCGTCAGACTGAAACTGAGCCCATAGCTCCTGTTCATCCAATACCGGATGAAAAGCAACTGGCTTGGCAAGATTTAGAATTTTATGCTTTTGCACATTTCAACATGAATACTTTTACCAATATGGAGTGGGGTATGGGGGATGAAGACCCTTCTCTTTTTAATCCCACAGATTTTAACCCGAAGCAATGGGCAAAGGTATGTAAGGAAGCAGGCATGAAAGGCATAATAATAACTGCAAAGCATCATGATGGATTTTGTCTTTGGCCTACAGCCACTACTGAGCATTCGGTAAAGAATGCAGCTTGGAAAGATGGTAAAGGGGATATAATCAAAGAAGTGTCTGAAGCTTTCAGGGCTGAGGGACTGAAATTTGGTGTATACCTTTCGCCTTGGGATAGAAATCATCCTACCTATGGCACACCGGAGTATATTTCTGTTTTCAGGGAGCAACTTCGAGAATTATTGACCAATTATGGGGAGATATTTGAAGTCTGGTTTGATGGTGCAAATGGAGGTACCGGCTTTTATGGTGGTGCCAATGAAGAGCGAAGAGTAGATAAAAAAAATTATTACGACTGGCCCACGACAATTAAAATTGTAAGAGAATTGCAGCCCAACGCTGTGATCTTCGGAGATGCAGGCCCCGATGTGAGGTGGGTTGGAAATGAACATGGTTTTGCCTACCCCACCACTTGGTCAAACCTAATGAGAGATTCAATTTATGGTGGTATGCCAGAATACTCAAAAAAATATTCTTCAGGACAGGAAAATGGCACCCATTGGGTACCTGCAGAAGCTGATGTTTCTATCCGTCCGGGCTGGTATTACCATGCTTATGAAGACCATAAGGTAAGGTCTCTTCCGGAATTGTTGGACATTTATTATAATAGTATTGGCAGAAATAGCTCCTTGTTGCTAAATTTCCCCGTAGATAGAACAGGGCAAATTCACGAAAATGATGTGCAACAGCTCATGAAATTGGTGACAAAGGTTAAAGAAGATTTTAGCCAAAAGGTTTCCTTAAGTGTTAGCAATTTATCGGCATCTTCAGAAAATGGCGAGCACATGGTGGGTAATTTGCTCCAACCTGAAATGGAAACATTTTGGAATCCCAAATCAGGAGAACTGCCTGCAACAGTTACCATAGATTTTGGTGAAGAACAAACTTTTAACCGCTTTTTGGTGCAAGAGAATATTTCCTTAGGACAAAGGGTGAAGTCTTTTGAGCTTGAAATCAAAAATGAGAATGGGCAATGGGAACCCTTGGCCAAGGAGACCACCATAGGTTATAAAAGAATACTTAGACTTCCGGATACCAAAACATCGGCAGTGAGGTTCACCGTTCATGATGCCAAAGAAAGCCCGGTTATTAGTCACCTTGCATTTTACAATGCGCCTAAATTATTATTACCTCCTACAATTTCCAGGGATAAAAATGGTCTGGTAAGGTTTGATCTAAGTGAAGAAGGCTTGCTGTCCTTTTACACTTTGGATGGAAGTGATCCTAAAACTGATGGCCTTGCTTACGAAAATAGCTTTGAACTTATCAAGCCCGGAACTTTGAAGGCAGTCTCCAAGGATCCGATCACAGGAAAATTTAGCGAACCGATAACGATAACTTTTTCTTTAGCCAAGAAAAAGTGGGTGGTAATAGCTCCGGAAAAGGATGCCAACCACCTGATTGATGATGACCCATCCACCAACTATACCAGTAAACAAAACAGGGCAAGCATAGATATGGGAGAAACTCAGGAGGTTTCCGGTTTTACCTATTACCCTATGCAGACCCGGTACATGTCAGGATTGATCAAGGACTTTGAATTTTATACTAGCCTGGATGGGAAAAACTGGCAAAAGGCTGCATCTGGGGAGTTTGGTAATATAGCCAATAGTCCCATAGAACAACAAGTAGAATTTGAACCCCGAACAGCTAGGTACATTCGATTGGTTGCCAAAAGTACAACCGATGGCCAAGCTGCTACTTTTGCCGAAATTGGGGTGTTATTAACTGAATAA
- a CDS encoding HipA family kinase — protein sequence MEQKLQLRTVNVTRYMQALREGGSLPALAAADDGFKYVLKFRGAGQREKALIAELLGGEIARILGLKVPELVFANLDPAFGRSEGDEEIQDLLKGSQGLNLALHYLSGAINYDPVATKIDTFLASKIVWLDLLITNVDRTFRNTNMLMWNRELWLIDHGAAFLFQHGWTRWKENATKPFPIIANHVLLQQAEKLDQVNEEFSSLLSKEKIDAIVSLIPEEWLLAGRDGDNAAELRTVYADFLKLRMSYSDQFTKEANDARKSLI from the coding sequence ATGGAACAAAAACTTCAATTGCGAACAGTCAATGTAACCAGATACATGCAAGCTCTCAGGGAAGGGGGTTCACTTCCTGCACTTGCTGCCGCAGACGATGGCTTCAAATATGTGTTAAAATTTCGCGGGGCCGGTCAACGGGAAAAGGCGCTAATCGCTGAGCTCCTTGGTGGTGAAATTGCCCGGATTTTAGGTCTTAAAGTTCCTGAACTTGTATTTGCCAATTTGGATCCTGCCTTTGGTCGTTCAGAAGGTGATGAAGAAATTCAGGATTTACTAAAGGGAAGTCAAGGTTTGAACCTGGCCTTGCATTATTTATCCGGAGCCATAAATTATGATCCTGTAGCTACTAAAATTGACACTTTTCTCGCCTCTAAAATTGTATGGTTAGATCTTTTGATCACAAATGTGGACCGAACTTTTAGAAACACAAATATGCTGATGTGGAACAGAGAGCTTTGGCTAATTGATCATGGTGCAGCATTTTTATTCCAACATGGATGGACAAGATGGAAAGAAAATGCAACCAAGCCTTTTCCTATTATTGCCAACCATGTTTTGCTCCAACAGGCAGAAAAATTAGACCAAGTCAATGAGGAATTCTCCTCTCTTTTAAGTAAAGAGAAGATAGATGCTATCGTATCGCTAATTCCTGAGGAATGGCTACTCGCCGGAAGAGATGGAGATAATGCAGCAGAATTAAGAACAGTTTATGCAGATTTTCTGAAGTTAAGAATGTCCTATTCAGATCAATTCACCAAAGAAGCCAATGATGCAAGAAAATCACTTATATGA
- a CDS encoding DUF1328 domain-containing protein codes for MLTWVITFLVVALIAAVLGFGGIASGLASIAKVIFYIFIVLLLISLVAGGVNGF; via the coding sequence ATGTTGACATGGGTAATTACATTTCTTGTTGTAGCTTTAATCGCTGCGGTGTTAGGTTTTGGAGGAATAGCCTCCGGTTTGGCCTCAATAGCTAAAGTTATCTTTTATATATTTATTGTTCTATTGTTGATAAGCCTTGTGGCAGGCGGTGTTAATGGCTTTTAA
- a CDS encoding TolC family protein, translated as MKPYRGALVMLLIVLVTALPSITKGQQLDPILKDLINKGLDKSHGLNSNGFEVEQAKVDQQLAKSVFLPKITLNGSYTHLNDDITFDENTTTLLTETQKLVIKDAIGLPFNSTFPNDIPLQEVPVLQNQNILRSSVDVDWVLFSGLEASNALQASKHKEASLNYVGLAEEDKIALKIIETYDQLALVKASKKVLKSTENYLNEQVLYVNKAIENGLATPISRNKIALAKQQLEGKKLEFEHNNTLLIEALHQLTGESRVDLQMLNPQLHSFAVDGEVSGEKRNEIKALEEAEKATQYQAKMLKSNFIPKVALKGHYEFLEENLSLLDPKWYVGVGLKWNVFDGNQSRLKRRKIQLETAKYREQIADANEMIALGISKAEISYEAALMNTKIVQKEVELAKENYEMVNTQFKNNLASINEVLDALNDVEKANFKLQQSYFQERRAVTDLLHAKGILNY; from the coding sequence ATGAAACCATACAGAGGAGCATTAGTAATGCTATTGATAGTGCTTGTAACGGCGTTGCCTTCAATCACCAAGGGGCAGCAATTGGATCCTATCTTAAAAGATTTGATCAACAAAGGGCTAGATAAAAGCCATGGGCTCAATAGCAATGGATTTGAGGTGGAACAAGCAAAGGTGGATCAGCAATTGGCGAAATCGGTATTCTTGCCTAAAATAACTTTGAATGGAAGTTATACCCACTTGAATGATGACATTACATTTGATGAGAATACCACAACCCTTTTAACCGAGACACAAAAGCTTGTAATTAAAGATGCAATTGGCTTGCCATTCAACTCCACTTTCCCCAATGATATCCCACTTCAAGAAGTCCCTGTATTACAGAATCAAAATATTCTTAGGTCTTCTGTAGATGTAGATTGGGTTTTGTTTAGCGGTTTGGAAGCAAGCAATGCACTGCAGGCAAGCAAACACAAGGAAGCATCCTTGAATTATGTAGGATTGGCCGAAGAGGATAAAATTGCCTTAAAGATTATCGAAACCTATGATCAACTTGCCTTGGTAAAAGCTTCTAAAAAAGTACTAAAAAGCACGGAAAATTACCTCAATGAGCAAGTGCTGTATGTCAATAAAGCCATTGAAAATGGTCTGGCTACCCCTATAAGCAGGAATAAAATAGCCTTGGCAAAGCAACAATTGGAGGGTAAAAAACTTGAGTTTGAACACAACAATACACTGTTGATCGAAGCCTTACATCAGCTTACGGGTGAAAGCAGAGTGGACTTGCAAATGCTGAACCCGCAGTTGCATTCATTTGCTGTGGATGGTGAAGTGAGCGGTGAAAAACGCAATGAAATCAAAGCTTTAGAAGAAGCAGAAAAAGCCACGCAATATCAGGCCAAAATGCTGAAGAGCAACTTTATTCCAAAAGTAGCATTAAAGGGACATTATGAGTTTTTGGAAGAAAATTTATCCCTGCTTGACCCTAAATGGTATGTAGGTGTAGGCCTCAAGTGGAATGTTTTTGATGGCAATCAATCCCGATTGAAAAGAAGGAAAATTCAGCTGGAAACAGCCAAGTATAGAGAGCAAATTGCAGATGCCAATGAAATGATTGCATTGGGAATTTCCAAAGCGGAAATTAGCTATGAAGCGGCCTTGATGAATACCAAAATTGTGCAAAAGGAAGTTGAACTGGCCAAAGAAAATTATGAGATGGTCAATACACAATTTAAAAATAACTTGGCTTCGATCAATGAGGTGTTGGATGCATTAAACGATGTTGAAAAGGCCAATTTTAAATTACAACAATCCTATTTTCAAGAAAGAAGAGCAGTGACAGATTTGCTTCATGCCAAAGGGATTCTAAATTATTAA
- a CDS encoding hybrid sensor histidine kinase/response regulator transcription factor: MIRWHLLLFAVFSCFSNLLGQEYNLRKLQTDQKLSSGHVQAIFKDSDGYMWFGTSNGLNRYDGTTIKTFFADESDSNALYSNDVYDIFEGIGGDLWLKNEDSIFNVYIKNKGVFIRDFDAIKNRYKLKSKEVNKIFVDSQKRLWFLHPFDGLTLYFPEKDESKYLISKPSETASLSFNNVTDIQEDLNGDIWLVYDNGSVDILSGESLKVSGQFEIDEEYGRNQRFNFKIKLDKQGGAWVFCPNFALGVFYLDRKTQTLKAINENSKGLKLNNSLVKAVLPRSNGEVWIGTDHGGINIINTDKSKVRYLLNQPDNPYSLSHNAVYSLFEDDQGIVWIGTHKKGVELYHPDFSRFALVKREIDLSKPYPMNDVNAFEEDAAGNIFIGTNGGGLWQYSPEDGAITDVVTFGRTSLPKDLVVVDLLTDSEGVLWIGTYQNGLYAYDNESLIHFAPGMEKNAGTLKDNNIWNLYEDSKKRLWIGTLREGLFLYNQAENSFVQFTEAGNGLALKNLYITGITEDEHGNIWSAGIKGIDVFNPETGYYKYFPGGIGDESGLSSNEVSDLIKDKYGKIWISTHKGLCYYDDQTSQFVVFDRSDGLKNEFLVSLVADSLGDLWLSSQEGIIHAMIDRSGPKLKADFRVFNARDGLQGDYFNKNAMFIAKKGDIYFGGSDGFNFVDPTAFSFHEDEPQVVFSAFSLFNRQVSVNENVNGRVLLKEPLDHSRSIQLNHDENIFAVSFSSMNYLNPEKSSFQYKLEGFSNDWTNLTEPPFEVTFTNLDPGKYQLLVKASSIDGIPGSETAALDIEVLAPFWKTGVAYLIYSLSFLLLLGVTWRWFVNKERLRIKRQGEIKEIQRRAELDQMKSRFFTNVSHEFRTPLTLILAPIEKLREEYVEGSTNFHLKTIQKNALKLLTLVNQLMDIRNIEMQSIQLVKAEGDIVALIKDQVLAFQSLSIHTNIELSFSTEVENLHCSFDSDKIEKIINNLMSNAFKFTNEGGRIEVELSFRQDGPNQGVLTIHVIDSGIGIPKHLQKRVFERYYTTNANQNQGTGIGLALVDEFAKMHGGEVSLDSEIGQGSTFTVRIPLELRKGYKPFGGESLFSDGEELLEENLKEGVDQKPKLLLVEDNVDLRQYLYEVLKEDYVIDQAANGEKALIIAQEKIPDIILSDIMMPEMDGVTLCKHIKSNLKTSHIPVVLLTAKTAEEAHLSGMASGCNLYLEKPFNLELLRSGLQNLLEEKSRLQQHYQKIISVQTSEPELVSLDDKLIQKAIALVESEIENPDFSVETLSKELGMSRMHLYKKCNALTGQSPLEFIRSIRLQRAAQLLRLNQFSVSEVAYQVGFNNAKYFSKHFKNYFRTLPSQYQKQNKNDA, translated from the coding sequence ATGATTCGATGGCATCTTTTGCTCTTTGCTGTATTTTCTTGTTTTTCAAATCTTTTAGGGCAAGAGTATAATTTAAGGAAGCTTCAAACTGATCAAAAGCTGTCTAGCGGTCATGTACAGGCTATTTTTAAAGACTCCGATGGGTATATGTGGTTTGGGACAAGCAATGGGCTAAACCGATATGATGGAACAACCATAAAAACTTTTTTTGCAGATGAAAGTGATTCAAATGCGCTATATAGCAATGATGTTTATGATATTTTTGAGGGGATAGGCGGAGATCTTTGGCTGAAAAATGAGGATTCCATTTTCAACGTATACATTAAAAATAAGGGAGTTTTTATCCGAGATTTTGATGCCATCAAAAACCGATACAAATTAAAAAGTAAGGAGGTAAATAAAATTTTTGTGGATTCACAAAAGAGGTTATGGTTTTTACATCCCTTTGATGGACTGACATTATATTTTCCGGAAAAGGATGAGTCAAAATACTTAATAAGTAAACCTTCTGAAACGGCAAGTTTGAGTTTTAATAATGTAACGGATATCCAAGAAGATTTGAATGGTGATATCTGGTTGGTTTATGACAATGGCTCAGTAGACATTCTGTCAGGCGAGTCATTAAAAGTTTCCGGTCAATTCGAAATAGATGAAGAATATGGTAGGAACCAAAGGTTTAATTTTAAAATCAAGCTTGACAAGCAGGGCGGTGCTTGGGTTTTCTGTCCTAATTTTGCTTTGGGCGTTTTTTATCTAGATCGAAAGACCCAAACCTTAAAGGCTATCAATGAAAACTCGAAGGGGTTAAAACTGAATAATTCATTGGTAAAAGCAGTTTTGCCCCGCTCCAATGGTGAGGTATGGATAGGTACAGACCATGGGGGAATAAATATTATCAATACAGATAAGAGTAAAGTTCGTTATCTTTTAAATCAACCGGATAATCCTTACTCTTTATCCCATAACGCTGTCTATTCATTGTTTGAAGATGATCAGGGTATAGTTTGGATTGGCACCCACAAAAAGGGTGTAGAGTTATACCACCCTGATTTTAGCAGGTTTGCTTTGGTGAAAAGAGAAATAGACCTAAGCAAGCCCTACCCAATGAATGATGTAAATGCCTTTGAAGAAGATGCAGCTGGAAATATATTTATCGGAACCAATGGGGGAGGTTTATGGCAATATTCCCCTGAAGATGGTGCAATTACAGATGTTGTAACATTTGGGAGAACTTCACTCCCAAAAGATTTGGTGGTTGTAGACTTATTGACGGATAGTGAAGGCGTGTTATGGATAGGTACTTACCAGAATGGTTTGTATGCCTATGACAATGAATCTTTGATACACTTTGCACCGGGGATGGAAAAAAATGCCGGAACTTTAAAGGACAATAATATTTGGAACCTTTATGAAGACAGTAAAAAGCGATTGTGGATAGGTACGCTTAGAGAGGGACTTTTTTTATACAACCAGGCGGAAAATTCCTTTGTACAGTTTACTGAAGCCGGGAACGGATTGGCGTTAAAAAACCTCTACATTACCGGAATAACTGAGGATGAGCACGGAAATATTTGGTCCGCAGGGATTAAGGGCATCGATGTCTTTAATCCGGAAACCGGATATTATAAGTATTTTCCGGGAGGCATAGGAGATGAATCAGGTTTAAGTAGCAATGAAGTTTCAGACCTTATCAAAGATAAATACGGAAAGATATGGATTAGTACCCATAAAGGCCTTTGCTATTACGATGATCAGACCTCTCAATTTGTCGTTTTCGATCGATCAGACGGGTTAAAAAATGAATTTTTGGTCAGTTTAGTTGCGGATTCCCTTGGAGACTTATGGTTGAGTTCTCAAGAGGGTATCATTCATGCGATGATAGACAGATCCGGTCCTAAATTAAAAGCTGATTTTAGGGTGTTCAATGCAAGAGATGGTCTTCAAGGAGATTATTTCAATAAAAATGCGATGTTCATTGCTAAAAAAGGAGACATCTATTTCGGTGGGTCGGATGGTTTCAATTTTGTAGATCCCACGGCTTTTTCATTTCATGAAGATGAACCACAGGTGGTTTTCTCAGCCTTCTCATTATTCAACCGGCAGGTATCCGTGAATGAAAATGTAAATGGCCGGGTTTTATTGAAAGAACCTTTGGATCATTCTCGCAGCATTCAATTGAACCATGATGAAAACATTTTTGCCGTTTCATTTTCTTCAATGAATTACCTTAATCCGGAAAAAAGCAGTTTCCAATATAAATTGGAAGGCTTTAGCAATGATTGGACTAACCTTACGGAGCCTCCATTTGAAGTTACCTTTACAAATTTGGATCCCGGTAAGTACCAACTATTGGTAAAAGCCTCTAGTATAGATGGTATTCCGGGGTCTGAAACAGCAGCTTTGGATATAGAGGTTTTGGCCCCTTTTTGGAAAACCGGTGTAGCCTACCTTATTTATTCATTGTCATTTTTATTGTTATTGGGTGTCACGTGGAGGTGGTTTGTAAACAAAGAACGTCTCAGAATAAAAAGGCAGGGAGAAATTAAAGAAATCCAAAGACGGGCTGAATTAGACCAAATGAAAAGTCGTTTTTTTACCAATGTAAGCCACGAATTTAGAACTCCACTTACCTTGATTTTGGCGCCTATAGAAAAATTAAGAGAGGAGTATGTAGAAGGTTCGACAAATTTCCACTTAAAAACAATTCAGAAAAATGCCCTTAAATTATTGACGCTTGTCAACCAATTAATGGACATTAGGAATATTGAAATGCAAAGCATTCAATTGGTTAAGGCTGAAGGTGATATTGTAGCATTGATTAAGGATCAAGTGCTTGCTTTTCAGAGTCTTTCTATTCATACCAATATTGAATTGTCCTTCAGTACTGAAGTAGAAAATTTACATTGTTCATTTGATTCAGATAAGATTGAAAAAATCATCAATAACCTAATGTCCAATGCCTTTAAGTTTACGAATGAAGGTGGGCGAATTGAGGTGGAATTAAGCTTCAGGCAAGATGGTCCAAATCAAGGGGTTTTGACAATTCATGTAATAGATTCTGGCATAGGTATACCTAAACATCTTCAGAAACGAGTCTTTGAAAGGTACTATACCACCAATGCCAACCAAAATCAGGGAACAGGAATTGGTCTAGCATTGGTAGATGAATTTGCTAAAATGCATGGTGGGGAGGTTAGCTTAGATAGCGAAATTGGGCAGGGGTCAACATTTACGGTTAGAATTCCACTAGAGCTAAGGAAGGGGTACAAGCCTTTTGGGGGTGAATCTTTATTTTCTGATGGGGAGGAATTGCTTGAAGAAAATCTGAAAGAAGGGGTTGACCAAAAGCCGAAACTTCTTCTGGTGGAAGATAATGTAGACCTTAGGCAATACCTCTATGAGGTGCTAAAGGAGGATTATGTAATAGACCAAGCAGCCAATGGTGAAAAAGCATTAATAATAGCGCAAGAAAAGATACCCGATATAATTCTTTCCGATATTATGATGCCGGAAATGGATGGGGTAACCTTGTGTAAACACATTAAAAGCAATCTTAAAACCTCCCACATACCCGTGGTATTACTGACCGCGAAAACTGCGGAAGAAGCCCATTTATCCGGAATGGCCTCCGGTTGCAATTTATACCTTGAAAAGCCCTTTAACCTTGAGCTTCTTCGTTCTGGTTTACAAAATCTTTTGGAGGAAAAAAGTAGACTACAGCAACATTATCAGAAAATCATATCTGTCCAAACCAGTGAGCCGGAATTGGTGTCATTGGATGATAAATTGATACAAAAAGCCATTGCTTTAGTAGAAAGTGAAATAGAAAATCCGGACTTTTCTGTAGAAACCTTGAGCAAAGAATTAGGGATGAGCAGAATGCATTTGTATAAAAAATGCAATGCCCTAACAGGACAAAGTCCTTTGGAATTTATCCGATCCATTCGGCTGCAAAGGGCTGCCCAATTATTAAGGTTAAACCAGTTTTCGGTTTCAGAGGTGGCTTATCAAGTTGGGTTTAATAATGCCAAGTATTTTTCGAAACACTTTAAAAATTATTTTAGAACTTTACCTTCACAATATCAAAAACAAAACAAAAATGATGCGTAA